A genomic region of Bubalus kerabau isolate K-KA32 ecotype Philippines breed swamp buffalo chromosome 10, PCC_UOA_SB_1v2, whole genome shotgun sequence contains the following coding sequences:
- the LOC129621347 gene encoding death-associated protein kinase 2-like — MRRESVVNLENFKKQYVRRRWKLSFSIVSLCNHLTRSLMKKMHPRRNEDVRNCESDTEEDIAKRKVLHPRRRSSTS, encoded by the exons ATGCGCAGGGAGTCTGTGGTCAATCTGGAGAACTTCAAGAAGCAGTATGTCCGCAGGCGGTGGAAG CTCTCCTTCAGCATTGTCTCCTTGTGTAACCACCTCACCCGATCCCTGATGAAGAAGATGCACCCGAGGCGGAACGAGGACGTG aggAATTGTGAGAGTGACACAGAGGAAGACATCGCCAAAAGGAAAGTCCTCCACCCCCGGAGGAGGAGCAGTACCTCCTAA